From a region of the Vanessa atalanta chromosome 13, ilVanAtal1.2, whole genome shotgun sequence genome:
- the LOC125068237 gene encoding uncharacterized protein F21D5.5 translates to MLRQCFLRCLLDSHAPIKLPHNVEIFIGRSKDTKIKDQSCSRQQISLRADCEECEVEIKPIGINPSGLDGFALQRNGVYKVKHGSRIEILLNNYIHVIDFDPPPDTEVSNNNKRKLEDEKHEISPRKKSKTQSELDQSLNIKEAMEDIWEEVDRGEVYVFTTKGVKSSQKIAAFDMDGTLIKTKSGKVHPVDTNDWQIAFPQASKKLTEKLNDDYKIVILSNQSPIGSGRVKVDDFKKKIEGIVAKLNVPIQVYLATGKGFYRKPAPGMWKVLAEQKNDNLAINMDISFFCGDAAGRAVNWAPGKKKDHSMADILLAENLGLKFYTPEQFFLGHSIANVPMIRPDFNPKELKPEAFNDSLISKEKELLVLVGFPGSGKSFLAKEIVERSGNKYAIVCRDVMGTWQKCASEATKLLQQGKSVIVDSTNPDKESRARWTTLAKNMKIQCRCARMMTTKAHALHNNKFREIMKIKHVPVNDIVFHTYKNKFVEPTLNEGFLEVIEVKFNPCFDNKRAENMYRYYLLEK, encoded by the exons atgctgCGCCAGTGTTTTCTACGATGCTTATTAGATTCGCATGCGCCTATTAAATTACCTCATAATGTAGAAATTTTCATAGGTCGCAGTAAAGACACAAAAATTAAAGATCAGTCGTGTTCTCGTCAACAAA TTAGTTTAAGGGCCGATTGTGAAGAGTGCGAAGTTGAAATTAAGCCAATAGGTATTAATCCTTCCGGCTTAGACGGATTCGCTTTACAAAGAAATGGAGTGTATAAAGTGAAACATGGTAGtagaattgaaattttattgaataactaCATACACGTAATTGATTTTGATCCGCCCCCTGACACTGaagtatctaataataataaaaggaagCTTGAAGACGAAAAGCATGAGATATCAccaagaaaaaaatcaaaaactcaATCAGAACTCGATCAatccttaaatataaaagaagccATGGAGGATATATGGGAAGAAGTTGACAGAGGTGAAGTTTATGTTTTTACCACTAAGGGTGTTAAGTCTAGCCAAAAAATAGCTGCATTTGATATGGATGGCACATTAATTAAGACGAAGTCTGGCAAAGTGCATCCTGTTGATACCAATGATTGGCAAATAGCCTTCCCTCAAGCATCGAAGAAGCTaacagaaaaattaaatgatgattacaaaattgttatattgaGTAATCAATCTCCAATCGGAAGTGGAAGAGTTAAAGTTGATGACTTTAAGAAGAAAATTGAGGGTATAGTTGCAAAATTAAATGTTCCAATTCAAGTTTATTTGGCAACTGGGAAAGGATTTTATAGAAAGCCTGCACCGGGTATGTGGAAAGTACTTGCTGAACAG AAAAATGACAATCTCGCCATCAACATGGACATAAGCTTTTTCTGCGGAGATGCTGCAGGTAGGGCAGTTAATTGGGCTCCAGGAAAAAAGAAAGATCACTCTATGGCTGATATTCTATTAGCAGAAAATCTTggacttaaattttatactccAGAACAGTTTTTCCTCGGTCACTCCATAGCTAATGTTCCAATGATCAGGCCAGATTTTAACCCCAAGGAATTGAAACCAGAGGCATTCAATGATTCTTTAATAAGCAAAGAAAAAGag TTACTTGTTTTAGTTGGTTTTCCTGGTAGTGGCAAATCTTTCTTAGCAAAAGAAATTGTGGAGAGATCTGGTAATAAATATGCCATTGTTTGTCGTGATGTTATGGGTACATGGCAAAAATGTGCATCTGAAGCAACTAAATTATTACAG CAAGGTAAAAGTGTCATTGTTGACAGTACTAACCCAGATAAAGAGTCTAGGGCTCGCTGGACGACCCTCGCTAAAAACATGAAGATTCAGTGCCGTTGTGCCAGAATGATGACTACGAAGGCTCATGCATTACATAATAACAAGTTCAGGGAGATCATGAAGATAAAGCATGTGCCAGTTAATGATATTGTATTCCATACTTATAA aaacaaATTTGTAGAGCCTACTTTGAATGAAGGATTTCTAGAAGTAATTGAAGTCAAGTTCAATCCATGTTTTGATAACAAGAGAGCTGAAAATATGTACAGATATTATTTGTTAGagaaatga
- the LOC125068235 gene encoding uncharacterized protein LOC125068235 isoform X1, protein MSKLSVLGGGEACGARWTLGALLLAPLAAANSSYCAVPAILLLGSFTVLATFTCRDLKKLAELLPPSKTARGRRERNLRSFGDFMAMWMCFLSHLVAVAVCARILSATADHVTGGRTRRWLFGYETRSLGEPWPDVLGVTVVMVVCAMFMCGLEESMMFTFMLLIVLYIFSQCFAIFGLINLDITNIKIPIPITVYELFAAGAPISYAFCVVSPPKENETLKKKLIVMVILPTIVLSSLCFLYTNMLKGTSIDAALPVTTLLEARAAAWICPVLAAITVAGVCLALTELCPILFSVLVALASPEWKVLTRSMTYESTTTGSPVLAVFTAGSLAAILAFACPLSHMITLMNASHLLSVSIQAFHFIVMQCVPTTEQMEAGDVEYKRLGNENPLRAAKSSEKKAKRGLWFIPSAIRHTKTLESIKSKVGKETEDRECLLLDEYSGCPTEETDQATSGSSGIRVLTLAQEEDMASDLEASDGEMSSGDDSTDIDAVVKEYRDRIQVVTAIPEANLPTPPCMRGARWSAVGALIQVLANAFIAVAFCDEAVRVPMFTTGIILWLSGTLISTWQPAHIIGIKRFQKLQGPITMTLSLLFLTPLLLSSWPAIILFAGAGVVIYARCERWCGDLAVQQARSTIERRKIRHVSTAVPLTGTRLTHIDTVYIAR, encoded by the exons ATGAGCAAGCTAAGCGTGTTAGGCGGTGGCGAAGCTTGTGGTGCGAGATGGACTCTGGGGGCGCTTCTCTTAGCGCCGCTCGCTGCCGCTAACTCTAGCTACTGTGCTGTGCCTGCTATCTTACTATTGGGCAGTTTTACTGTGTTAGCAA cgtTTACTTGCCGAGATCTAAAGAAATTAGCAGAATTGTTGCCCCCTTCTAAAACAGCTAGAGGTCGCAGAGAAAGAAATCTACGTTCTTTTGGTGATTTCATGGCTATGTGGATGTGTTTTCTCTCTCACCTGGTAGCAGTTGCTGTTTGCGCTAGGATTCTTAGTGCTACAGCTGATCATGTAACTGGCGGAAGGACAAGAAGATGGTTATTTGGATATGAAACAAGATCCTTGGGAGAACCATGGCCCGATGTATTGGGGGTAACTGTTGTGATGGTCGTATGTGCCATGTTTATGTGCGGCTTAGAG GAGAGTATGATGTTCACGTTTATGCTATTGATTGTCCTTTATATATTTAGCCAATGCTTTGCTATATTTGGATTAATAAACTTGGACATaaccaatataaaaataccaatCCCTATAACTGTTTAtgag ctGTTTGCTGCGGGAGCACCGATTTCATATGCCTTTTGTGTCGTATCGCCGCCAAAAGAGAACGagacattaaaaaagaaattaatagtAATGGTTATTTTACCAACAATCGTGCTCAGCAGCTTATGTTTTCTCTACACTAATATGTTAAAAgg AACTAGTATTGACGCCGCTTTACCCGTCACTACATTATTGGAAGCAAGAGCAGCAGCTTGGATTTGTCCTGTATTGGCTGCTATAACCGTTGCCGGAGTTTGCTTAGCGTTAACGGAGCTTTGTCCAATACTTTTCTCCGTGCTAGTTGCCTTAGCGTCGCCAGAATGGAAGGTATTAACAAGATCAATGACCTATGAAAGCACCACTACTGGGAGCCCGGTATTGGCTGTTTTTACTGCAG GCAGTCTCGCTGCGATTCTCGCATTTGCTTGTCCCTTGTCACATATGATAACGCTAATGAATGCTAGTCATTTACTAAGTGTTTCTATACAAGCGTTCCATTTTATTGTTATGCAATGTGTTCCTACGACTGAGCAAATGGAAGCTGGAG ACGTAGAGTACAAACGACTTGGTAATGAAAATCCGTTACGAGCAGCAAAGTCATCTGAGAAAAAAGCTAAGCGGGGCTTATGGTTCATACCATCAGCTATTCGCCATACTAAAACTTTAGAAAGCATAAAATCAAAAGTAGGAAAag AAACAGAGGATCGTGAATGTCTTCTCCTAGATGAATATTCAGGCTGTCCAACAGAAGAGACTGATCAAGCTACAAGTGGAAGTAGTGGAATAAGAGTTCTAACATTGGCGCAAGAAGAAGACATGGCATCGGATTTGGAAGCAAGCGATGGGGAAATGTCATCGGGTGACGATTCGACGGATATTGATGCGGTTGTCAAAGAATACAGAGATAGAATacag GTGGTAACAGCAATTCCTGAAGCTAACCTACCTACTCCTCCGTGCATGCGTGGAGCACGCTGGTCGGCAGTCGGCGCTTTAATACAAGTTCTTGCAAACGCATTCATTGCCGTTGCATTCTGTGATGAAGCCGTACGAGTACCTATGTTTACGACTGGCATAATAT TGTGGCTAAGCGGTACGCTTATAAGTACCTGGCAACCTGCTCACATTATTGGCATCAAGCGATTTCAGAAATTACAAGGGCCAATTACAATGACGTTATCTTTGCTGTTTCTTACTCCACTACTTCTTAGCTCTTGGCCTGCAATAATTCTCTTCGCTGGGGCTG GAGTTGTTATATATGCTCGCTGTGAACGTTGGTGCGGAGACCTTGCGGTGCAACAAGCAAGAAGTACCATTGAAAGGCGCAAGATAAGGCATGTTTCAACGGCTGTACCACTAACTGGCACACGTCTCACCCACATAGACACCGTTTATATTGCAAG atga
- the LOC125068235 gene encoding uncharacterized protein LOC125068235 isoform X2, whose protein sequence is MSKLSVLGGGEACGARWTLGALLLAPLAAANSSYCAVPAILLLGSFTVLATFTCRDLKKLAELLPPSKTARGRRERNLRSFGDFMAMWMCFLSHLVAVAVCARILSATADHVTGGRTRRWLFGYETRSLGEPWPDVLGVTVVMVVCAMFMCGLEESMMFTFMLLIVLYIFSQCFAIFGLINLDITNIKIPIPITVYELFAAGAPISYAFCVVSPPKENETLKKKLIVMVILPTIVLSSLCFLYTNMLKGTSIDAALPVTTLLEARAAAWICPVLAAITVAGVCLALTELCPILFSVLVALASPEWKVLTRSMTYESTTTGSPVLAVFTAGSLAAILAFACPLSHMITLMNASHLLSVSIQAFHFIVMQCVPTTEQMEAGDVEYKRLGNENPLRAAKSSEKKAKRGLWFIPSAIRHTKTLESIKSKVGKETEDRECLLLDEYSGCPTEETDQATSGSSGIRVLTLAQEEDMASDLEASDGEMSSGDDSTDIDAVVKEYRDRIQVVTAIPEANLPTPPCMRGARWSAVGALIQVLANAFIAVAFCDEAVRVPMFTTGIILWLSGTLISTWQPAHIIGIKRFQKLQGPITMTLSLLFLTPLLLSSWPAIILFAGAGVVIYARCERWCGDLAVQQARSTIERRKIRHVSTAVPLTGTRLTHIDTVYIAR, encoded by the exons ATGAGCAAGCTAAGCGTGTTAGGCGGTGGCGAAGCTTGTGGTGCGAGATGGACTCTGGGGGCGCTTCTCTTAGCGCCGCTCGCTGCCGCTAACTCTAGCTACTGTGCTGTGCCTGCTATCTTACTATTGGGCAGTTTTACTGTGTTAGCAA cgtTTACTTGCCGAGATCTAAAGAAATTAGCAGAATTGTTGCCCCCTTCTAAAACAGCTAGAGGTCGCAGAGAAAGAAATCTACGTTCTTTTGGTGATTTCATGGCTATGTGGATGTGTTTTCTCTCTCACCTGGTAGCAGTTGCTGTTTGCGCTAGGATTCTTAGTGCTACAGCTGATCATGTAACTGGCGGAAGGACAAGAAGATGGTTATTTGGATATGAAACAAGATCCTTGGGAGAACCATGGCCCGATGTATTGGGGGTAACTGTTGTGATGGTCGTATGTGCCATGTTTATGTGCGGCTTAGAG GAGAGTATGATGTTCACGTTTATGCTATTGATTGTCCTTTATATATTTAGCCAATGCTTTGCTATATTTGGATTAATAAACTTGGACATaaccaatataaaaataccaatCCCTATAACTGTTTAtgag ctGTTTGCTGCGGGAGCACCGATTTCATATGCCTTTTGTGTCGTATCGCCGCCAAAAGAGAACGagacattaaaaaagaaattaatagtAATGGTTATTTTACCAACAATCGTGCTCAGCAGCTTATGTTTTCTCTACACTAATATGTTAAAAgg AACTAGTATTGACGCCGCTTTACCCGTCACTACATTATTGGAAGCAAGAGCAGCAGCTTGGATTTGTCCTGTATTGGCTGCTATAACCGTTGCCGGAGTTTGCTTAGCGTTAACGGAGCTTTGTCCAATACTTTTCTCCGTGCTAGTTGCCTTAGCGTCGCCAGAATGGAAGGTATTAACAAGATCAATGACCTATGAAAGCACCACTACTGGGAGCCCGGTATTGGCTGTTTTTACTGCAG GCAGTCTCGCTGCGATTCTCGCATTTGCTTGTCCCTTGTCACATATGATAACGCTAATGAATGCTAGTCATTTACTAAGTGTTTCTATACAAGCGTTCCATTTTATTGTTATGCAATGTGTTCCTACGACTGAGCAAATGGAAGCTGGAG ACGTAGAGTACAAACGACTTGGTAATGAAAATCCGTTACGAGCAGCAAAGTCATCTGAGAAAAAAGCTAAGCGGGGCTTATGGTTCATACCATCAGCTATTCGCCATACTAAAACTTTAGAAAGCATAAAATCAAAAGTAGGAAAag AAACAGAGGATCGTGAATGTCTTCTCCTAGATGAATATTCAGGCTGTCCAACAGAAGAGACTGATCAAGCTACAAGTGGAAGTAGTGGAATAAGAGTTCTAACATTGGCGCAAGAAGAAGACATGGCATCGGATTTGGAAGCAAGCGATGGGGAAATGTCATCGGGTGACGATTCGACGGATATTGATGCGGTTGTCAAAGAATACAGAGATAGAATacag GTGGTAACAGCAATTCCTGAAGCTAACCTACCTACTCCTCCGTGCATGCGTGGAGCACGCTGGTCGGCAGTCGGCGCTTTAATACAAGTTCTTGCAAACGCATTCATTGCCGTTGCATTCTGTGATGAAGCCGTACGAGTACCTATGTTTACGACTGGCATAATAT TGTGGCTAAGCGGTACGCTTATAAGTACCTGGCAACCTGCTCACATTATTGGCATCAAGCGATTTCAGAAATTACAAGGGCCAATTACAATGACGTTATCTTTGCTGTTTCTTACTCCACTACTTCTTAGCTCTTGGCCTGCAATAATTCTCTTCGCTGGGGCTG GAGTTGTTATATATGCTCGCTGTGAACGTTGGTGCGGAGACCTTGCGGTGCAACAAGCAAGAAGTACCATTGAAAGGCGCAAGATAAGGCATGTTTCAACGGCTGTACCACTAACTGGCACACGTCTCACCCACATAGACACCGTTTATATTGCAAGGTAA